GCAAGCTTGCATACAAAACTGAGATATATATGGCCTgccataaatatataaaaattgacAGTAAAATATTATCAATCCTTATATTATATCATTTGATAAAACATGCAAAATATCAATGGCAGTGAAAAACACAGTCATTCAGAATACTACTTGGATACAATCTACTTAATAGATCAAAACTAAAATGCAAATATTAACTATATACTAACTCTTCTTTGACAGATACTAACTACTAAGAATAAAGTCAATAAACGCACTGAGCAGCTACTTGTTTCTACATGTTATCCTTAAAGAGGGAGCATATAAATATGATTGGAGCAGCAAGTTCATTCAACCTTTgatagaacagagaaataaaaaGCAACTGAGTTTGATTACATGATAAAAGTGGCTGCCATAAATCAGTCTTTGGACACCATATACAGAGATAAGTTTTGTCTCATCATGATCTTTGCCTGCATTTTCAACAtcattatcttcatcttcttcatgtgCATCAGGATCAACTCCCTAAACGGACACAAAAcacaaatttcaaatttcatgTGCATCTTCATTATCCTCATTCTAGGGATTTAATCTGCCAGCCgctaaataaaaacataaactACAAAAAGGATACATAGGAAAGTTTCGTCATGTAACCAAATTTATGGGAAAATATTGAAAAGGTAAGATGTAATTTGACCTTCATTGGGAAGATGATCTTAAGGGATTTGGCCCCATATCCAAGAATTTTCAGCTAATATGTATCCAAGAGTTCAGGTGCGTGAACATTAGCTGATATTGATTAGACAGgtatcattcaataaaaaagaTATTTGCCATTAACTAACAAAATAATGCTTTTGCACCCATCCTACACAGAAGAAACAACCAAGAGAAAGTTGCACTGTCTTTCATTTGCACTATTAATGTATCAATGAATCAATTGTAATATGTGAGTGACAATTATATAATCCCCTTTGAGGGTTTGACTTTTTATATAGTCCTAGCCACAATCACTAATGGCTGGCTTTCAAGAATAAACTATATGTTGTGTGAGTAAGCCAAGCATTGTAAAGAATTATTGAACACACTCCTCTAGAAATTTACTTAGCTGAGAAGTATACAATTTTGGATCATTTCTAAAGTGGTCAACATGGGGTGAGGACACAAAATTGCATGCCCTCACATCATGTCCAGCCCTATGCTGTGCCTCCACAAACGATTCCACTGAAACAACGGATATAACCATGTCTGCAGAACTATACATGTATAACTGCAGACAACTTGGTTGCTTTGTTGATAACATGCTCAAAAAATTAGAGAGCCTCCTACACTTGAATAAAATCATTCAAGTTAGGAGCATAGATTTCAAATGATAAATTACTACAGAATGATTAGTTTTCTTTATGATAAAGCCAACCATATATGTATACAGAAATTGAATATTTATGCATGATCTCCACTATGAAATTTCTATACCAAATTTCTCAATGACTGGCCATATCCTGAGAACCAACACCAGAGATAGCTAATGCAACAGACTATTCCATTATAGGTGAAAAGAGCAATTGCAACATCTTTTCAGTTGTAGATTTCCCTAAAATCTTAAATTTATAACATTCCACTTCAGAAACAGCATTGCAAGAGAACCTATTTCCATAGTAACTCTTATTCAAGTTTCATTCCAGAGTTTTAACAACAATACAACCACTTAATAGCCTTATATGCTTCTGTGCTCTCACATTTGAATCTCTATTGTTAGTTGCTACCCATTGAAGTATGATGGTAGTTTGTTATCAACTTAGTCTTATCAACAATGGTCTAATACCCACATAATCTAGAAGAAAAATGATTCGAGTCATCACCTATTCACAGTTGGGAGATACAGAATAACCTCAAAAAAATTCTTTGGTATCAATAGCGAAGCTGCTTCTGTTGCTGCAGTTTTGGGTCCTGCAGCTGCATCACTACTAATTGATACTTTAATGCCGGATTCATCAAAGAATACACGTCCTTTTGTAGAGACCCTATTCTTGTTGAGAAACGCTGCAGAGAAACCAGAGGCCCATACCTGATAAGATAATCAGATAATTAACATCAATCCCAACTATTATTCATCATTTCAAGATAGGAAAGTAAGGAACATATTATTTTGTCCAGTGATACCAAGTCCTTACCTGATCCATAATAACAAAGCAGAGCTCAATTATTGATAGGCGCAATTCTTCATATTGATTATCTAAAGTTGTCAATATCCCTGAAACAGAGAGAGCAAATGAAAGGTGGTCTAAAATTGAAGAATCTTTTTCTAAACATATCTCGCGGGGAGAATTGGATAAAGAACACCTTTGCACGAAATCATATATAGTGAGGCAGCTCAAAAAACATAATTAACACTACAACTGATATTAAATTAATGTTGAATTGTTGATACTTGAAAAAAGTACTACATGGGGTACGTAGCTAGCAGTTGAGTTATCAAGAGCCAGAAACACTCACTCAGTACCAACAAACACAAAATCATAATTCACCTAATTAAAGCTTTCTCACCACATGCCAACTTGAGTTCAATAAACTTGATCTGCACCCCATATAAATGATATCCATGAGATTTACCTGTTGGCTACCAATTGAAGTTGTACAAAAAGGTGAGAAAGAAAAGATCTTCTACAAATTTCTACAAAAGGATCCCACCACCAAAATTTTAGTATTTGGTTAGAAATAACCAACTTGGAATGAGATAATGAGAAAGTGACTTCACAATGCCTTGCTTGTTTACCTAATTAAAGCTTTCTCACCACATGCCAACTAAATCAGTTTGATTGGTAATATGACTAAAGCTGGAATGTTGTAGCTTTATCATTTATGAGTGCTAAAGTTAAGCATGTTTCATGATAAAAAAAACCCATGTTGGTTAATGCAAATTTGGTTATATGTTTACATAAAATTCTACATATTGTATTAAATGTTTTAATTGGAGTTTCCCTGAGACTAATTATACTTATTTGGTAACAGGAAGCTAAAGCAAGAAAATGCAGGTCCATAAACTTTATAACCAATGCAATTCACATAAACTGGGTATAAGAGTATTGAATGACATTGACAATACACAGTGATGTAATGAATGTTAACTACTTAAAAGTGTATGACCTAAATTGACCTTATGAGAACCATCGCATTGAAGTGTCGATGATGAAGAAGCATGTGTGTGCATGGCCCTCTCTGATGTCTTGAGGTGAAATTCCTGAGAACCAAGACATTAAACTAAACTCACAAATCAACAGAAAGCTGTAAATGTAACCACAAATCACAAACTAAAACATTGTATGATAATGGAACAGGATAAGAAACCGTAGGTGATAATGCAAAGCAGGAAATCCAGAGAAAGTAGAACACCAAACAGAAACAAAAGCTGAAAGTAGCATGTATCTTACATCccttgaaaaaatataaattattatctatatctatatatgctGACATGATTCAGAAAATACAAAGGAGAAGAATATGTCACCTTATTGTCCATGAGAACAACCTCGAGAGTGAATGCTAACTTGCTACCACTTAATCTCTGACCTTTCCATGCCCTGATAACCTTCACTAAGATTCTCCATGTCTCCTTAGCTCGTGATAGAGAAGAAACATCATCAAACACCTTGTAAACTCAAATTTCAAGCAAATACAACAATCAGGGTGACTAAAGGAGTTGAAATTGCAAAATGGAGAGCAAACATATACATATTTATATACGGAAGCGTGTACATACAATGACATTGACATAGGCAGGAAAAATTTAGGACCAACTCATAAGAATTGAGAATTCAATTTTCAAATGGAGCTTACCGTCATCAAGAAATGCTGAGAATTAAGTATTGCTGATAACAATCTGAAGTACAGCCAATGGTAGATGGATTACATATCTCTATGGCAAGCCAGGTGTCATGGTATGCTAAGTTTTAAGAATTGGCAAAATCATAACCATTGATCAATGCTAATAAATTAGCAAGGTTTGCCATGATATGTGCACATCAGCACATGCATGTGAAGCTCCTGACGTGTATGCTATTTGAATGGCAAACCAATGGGCAGATAAGTAGTCAGTAGTCAAGCAAGCAATGAGTGGAACATGGTGGCCAAATGCATAAGAAGAAGCCATGTGGACAGAGATGTTGAGAAGCAGCCACGTAGGAGAAGCGCTGAGGGAGCGACACGT
This is a stretch of genomic DNA from Lotus japonicus ecotype B-129 chromosome 1, LjGifu_v1.2. It encodes these proteins:
- the LOC130710747 gene encoding uncharacterized protein LOC130710747, which encodes MVGALVGKLGFGGFGVGYDCNGTVYKVFDDVSSLSRAKETWRILVKVIRAWKGQRLSGSKLAFTLEVVLMDNKEFHLKTSERAMHTHASSSSTLQCDGSHKPTGKSHGYHLYGVQIKFIELKLACGILTTLDNQYEELRLSIIELCFVIMDQVWASGFSAAFLNKNRVSTKGRVFFDESGIKVSISSDAAAGPKTAATEAASLLIPKNFFEVILYLPTVNRRLSNFLSMLSTKQPSCLQLYMYSSADMVISVVSVESFVEAQHRAGHDVRACNFVSSPHVDHFRNDPKLYTSQLSKFLEECVQ